A genome region from Phoenix dactylifera cultivar Barhee BC4 chromosome 18, palm_55x_up_171113_PBpolish2nd_filt_p, whole genome shotgun sequence includes the following:
- the LOC103722476 gene encoding uncharacterized protein LOC103722476, which translates to MPNEGARRNGASRLLTEGLLLHEAVPPTSSSSSPPSSRYPGTKYVEHHVSKMDTLAGIAIKYGVEVADIKRMNGLVTDRQMFAHKTLRIPLPGRHPPSPIHLNGAAANNREQTPVRHPRRDSALDSLQSLKSKPPQPKIISPAIISVQGYYGLKAPGRGPAVEETEMTVYKISGSFNFEDEPPKPSPASDPQHFNRHRRSASLTNGFPQENGEPAEIPVVAEAGDSSDEQSKSEKSVRRRQKADADPPLPALDLLTEDRGGVAGRIGKGPAPRPKLGTPIGMELLRQNAFSTGDTSAASGFAAVKKSLSTSNLQESDSGSSARSSSKWILKSDAITRPIFGGLPKPIASWNKSALD; encoded by the exons ATGCCGAACGAGGGAGCCCGGAGGAACGGGGCCTCTCGTCTGCTCACTGAGGGACTACTGCTGCATGAAGCCGTTCCCCCAACTTCTTCATCTTCGTCGCCGCCTTCTTCTCGTTATCCGGGTACCAAGTATGTCGAGCACCATGTCTCAAAGATGGACACGCTTGCTGGCATCGCGATAAAGTATGGTGTTGAG gtTGCTGATATAAAGCGAATGAATGGTTTGGTGACGGATCGCCAGATGTTCGCGCACAAGACGCTGCGGATTCCTTTGCCAGGTCGGCACCCCCCATCTCCTATCCATCTGAATGGTGCAGCAGCCAATAATAG AGAACAGACTCCTGTTCGTCATCCTCGCAGAGATTCTGCTCTAGATTCACTCCAATCGCTGAAGTCGAAACCTCCTCAACCCAAGATCATCTCCCCTGCCATAATCAGTGTGCAGGGATACTATGGTCTCAAGGCCCCTGGAAGGGGTCCAGCTGTTGAAGAAACTGAAATGACCGTTTACAAAATTAGTGGTTCCTTCAACTTTGAAGATGAACCCCCTAAACCCTCACCAGCTTCTGATCCACAACACTTCAACCGCCATAGGAGGTCTGCAAGCCTAACAAATGGGTTCCCGCAGGAAAATGGTGAGCCAGCTGAGATACCAGTAGTTGCTGAAGCTGGGGACAGCAGTGATGAGCAATCAAAGAGTGAGAAGTCTGTCAGGCGACGTCAAAAAGCTGATGCTGATCCTCCTTTGCCCGCCCTAGACTTACTAACGGAGGATAGGGGAGGGGTCGCAGGGAGGATAGGAAAGGGTCCAGCCCCCAGGCCGAAGTTGGGGACACCAATAGGCATGGAGCTGCTCCGGCAGAATGCCTTTTCAACTGGAGACACTTCTGCGGCCAGTGGGTTTGCTGCTGTAAAAAAATCATTGAGCACCTCAAATTTGCAGGAATCCGATTCTGGGTCATCCGCAAGGTCATCTTCGAAGTGGATTTTGAAATCTGATGCTATCACCAGACCAATTTTCGGTGGCTTGCCAAAGCCAATTGCTTCTTGGAACAAATCTGCTCTAGATTAA
- the LOC103722461 gene encoding ENHANCER OF AG-4 protein 2-like produces MPPGRRRGGGRGKAMDQFKLGDLVLAKVKGFPAWPAKIGNPKDWGQSPDPRKYFVEFFGTSEIAFVAPADIQVFTKESRSKLIARCQGKTVKYFARAVDEICGAFEELHKKSSGELGQDVDRTTTGPAFSQTDCFEDSKDLVDNHETFPLKNREEKVEQNERDKSENSSDELHGLEHCSRSHEGNVTSDLKPSDLSGTESLVLSELRRKKASNTDGIHEPLERKASVSNSASGGPSLKEDNLTSPHLDVNQGNDREICSKAEMVETLPKGSVASGYQHLCDSERGHGDLSCSGPLGSPPVATSVHLKNASNVQKVVENGRLIAKVVPKSKRELSNDLKVQRSPALKKQKDSYMKGKKQHIYENIASRDGARPEKASRLDADVKSGKRSKCLKKSEEDSGKDTLQRGLSKEEEEEEDTSKGHVSERSPSSDGSGEKRSQFRGTKHKLDDNEDSRLAKKSKYADKGGAITKSSRNSNLSHFYAKSKEVIESKKKSATTLKADSHLVSKTGMHNVRMPIQGPPLSKQHCHELETASNSETKSARDKTYVRPRRRSCRFDDDDEEEGHKTPVHKQSAGNLIMVKPDISAPTEKFQSQLGRCSDPPSNVNNGVIKNPDFTREEESSSDRTSPVKIENDSSSPCRGKIAERRAEKASGFGKPEYQKSSFSEVRKTIVSPKISAGPGDTTKLSEHKSIKPQPRTSSSVLVKKAQTSSSKLSSQTAESLTRTHNQAMAEKNRSSSKSEMVKVNSKSDVQISEVTENRSVITFSAEHNTEKDVLAGERSETAKEDKPASLSTDCKYTGSFKSMKHLIAAAQAKRRQAHSHCLPCEYAFPGSVSTPPVIQGRSPSPASSIPLSSGNSVQMDAKETSAPSDSPSILARQLSSTNQVELEEYEHKFSPGYRPPGGSLSGGTEAAVARDALEGMLETLSRTKESIGRATRHAIDCAKYGIAGEIVELLIRKLECEPSFHRKVDLFFLVDSITQCSHNQKGIAGASYVPTVQAALPRLLGGAAPPGAGARENRRQCLKVLRLWLERKILPESLLRQYMDEIDVPNDDTNAGFFLRRPSRAERSVDDPIREMEGMLVDEYGSNATFQLPGLLSSNVFGDEDEDLPGSPCKDTGNELVVEAVGASEELDACAFTPSDRHHHILEDVDGELEMEDVSALSKDEKSVSGNNHIKLEPQHQNSDLAFEPALADQTELPPLPVGPPPLPLDPPPLPLDPPPPPPPLPPSPPPPPPPPPLSPSPPPPPPPPPLSAAPPLPSLLPPPPMVSSSPSSLLYHPSMQEYSRTPSGNQLAQMTANATIQGQDNAALKSEVVLQQPANFMTSGICNTQPITSFSSSRPYEYGHNDMYLTTQSSYASHQLQQGSAPFHQRPYHPLPPAQTPPSHPFPPAQTPPNHFSHVNAISQQNMQQSCNPYTLSSHPNSRRHFASDEQWRVHSGDFSPDNHHNAWVSGGSSASLVQDGFLRPNMERPSSSSMCFQLPLNTLMPSGGDSVPGHGLRQVLSCRPDVPLNCWRPA; encoded by the exons AAACTGTCAAATATTTTGCCCGTGCTGTGGATGAGATTTGTGGGGCTTTTGAAGAACTGCACAAGAAAAGTTCAGGTGAGCTTGGACAGGATGTTGACAGGACCACCACTGGTCCTGCATTTTCCCAAACTGATTGTTTTGAAGATAGCAAGGATCTAGTAGATAACCATGAGACATTTCCATTAAAAAATCGGGAGGAAAAAGTGGAGCAGAACGAAAGAGATAAGAGTGAGAACTCTAGTGATGAGTTGCATGGCTTGGAGCACTGTTCACGGAGTCATGAGGGGAACGTGACCTCTGATTTGAAGCCTAGCGATTTAAGTGGAACAGAATCTTTAGTTTTGTCTGAGTTGAGGAGGAAGAAAGCTTCAAATACTGATGGTATACATGAGCCACTAGAAAGGAAAGCTTCAGTTTCTAATTCAGCTTCTGGTGGTCCTTCCCTGAAGGAAGATAATCTaacaagtcctcatcttgatgTCAATCAAGGTAATGACAGGGAAATATGCTCCAAAGCTGAAATGGTGGAGACTCTTCCAAAGGGCTCTGTGGCTAGTGGATATCAGCATCTTTGTGATTCGGAAAGAGGCCATGGGGACCTGTCTTGCAGCGGGCCTCTGGGTTCTCCACCTGTGGCAACATCAGTTCATTTGAAAAATGCAAGCAATGTACAGAAAGTTGTAGAGAATGGCCGTCTCATAGCAAAGGTGGTTCCTAAATCAAAAAGAGAACTCAGCAATGACCTGAAAGTACAAAGAAGCCCTGCACTAAAAAAGCAGAAGGATTCTTATATGAAGGGGAAAAAACAGCACATATATGAAAATATTGCTTCACGTGATGGTGCTAGACCCGAAAAAGCTTCAAGATTAGATGCTGATGTGAAAAGTGGAAAGAGATCAAAGTGTTTGaaaaaatcagaggaggattcGGGAAAAGATACATTACAAAGGGGTCTtagcaaggaggaggaggaagaggaagatacTTCTAAGGGACATGTCTCCGAAAGGTCACCATCTTCTGATGGATCTGGGGAGAAAAGGTCCCAGTTTCGTGGTACTAAGCATAAGCTGGATGACAATGAAGATTCAAGGCTAGCTAAAAAGTCAAAATATGCAGACAAGGGTGGTGCAATAACCAAGAGCTCAAGAAATAgcaatttatctcatttttatgCTAAAAGTAAGGAGGTCATAGAAAGTAAGAAGAAATCTGCTACAACTCTGAAAGCTGATAGTCATCTGGTTTCTAAAACAGGAATGCATAATGTTAGGATGCCCATACAAGGCCCGCCATTATCAAAACAACATTGTCATGAATTGGAGACAGCATCAAATTCAGAGACTAAAAGTGCTAGAGATAAAACCTATGTTCGCCCCAGACGGAGGTCATGTCgatttgatgatgatgatgaagaggaAGGGCACAAAACTCCAGTTCATAAACAATCGGCTGGCAATTTGATTATGGTAAAACCAGACATATCAGCTCCTACTGAGAAATTTCAGTCACAGCTAGGAAGATGCAGTGATCCTCCATCAAACGTTAACAATGGCGTGATTAAAAACCCAGATTTTACAAGAGAGGAGGAGTCTTCCAGTGATAGGACATCACCTGTTAAAATTGAGAATGATTCTTCGTCTCCTTGTCGTGGCAAAATCGCAGAGAGAAGGGCAGAAAAAGCTTCTGGATTTGGGAAGCCAGAATATCAGAAATCCTCATTTAGTGAGGTCAGGAAAACCATTGTTTCACCCAAAATATCTGCTGGCCCAGGTGATACAACAAAGTTGTCAGAGCACAAATCTATCAAGCCCCAACCAAGAACTTCAAGTTCAGTTTTGGTAAAGAAAGCACAAACTTCTTCGTCTAAACTCTCAAGCCAGACTGCTGAGAGCTTAACCCGCACTCATAATCAAGCTATGGCAGAAAAGAATAGGTCATCGTCTAAGTCAGAGATGGTGAAGGTCAACTCTAAATCCGATGTGCAGATATCTGAGGTCACTGAAAATAGGTCTGTCATTACTTTTTCTGCTGAGCATAACACTGAGAAGGATGTTTTAGCAGGAGAACG ATCAGAAACTGCTAAAGAAGATAAACCTGCAAGTTTATCAACTGATTGCAAATATACAGGTTCCTTCAAGTCAATGAAACATCTTATTGCAGCTGCTCAAGCAAAGAGGAGACAGGCACATTCTCATTGCCTACCCTGTGAATATGCTTTTCCTGGTTCAGTCTCGACACCGCCTGTGATACAGGGAAGAAGCCCAAGTCCTGCTTCTTCCATTCCCTTGTCATCAGGGAATTCTGTTCAAATGGATGCAAAAGAAACTTCCGCACCTTCTGATTCTCCATCCATACTTGCTCGACAACTGTCATCAACAAATCAAGTAGAACTCGAAGAATATGAGCACAAATTTAGTCCTGGATATAGACCACCTGGGGGTTCATTGAGTGGCGGTACTGAAGCTGCTGTTGCACGTGATGCTTTGGAAGGAATGTTAGAAACACTTTCAAGGACAAAGGAAAGTATTGGACGTGCAACCCGTCATGCCATTGATTGTGCCAAATATGGCATTGCTGGTGAG ATTGTAGAACTTCTCATTCGGAAGCTAGAGTGTGAACCCAGTTTTCATCGTAAAGTTGACCTCTTTTTCCTTGTGGATTCTATCACCCAATGTTCACATAACCAGAAAG GAATCGCTGGAGCCTCATATGTTCCTACTGTGCAAGCAGCATTACCACGTCTTTTGGGTGGCGCTGCTCCACCTGGAGCTGGTGCTCGTGAGAATCGTCGCCAATGTCTCAAG GTCTTAAGGTTGTGGCTTGAGAGAAAAATTCTGCCTGAATCACTTCTACGTCAGTACATGGATGAAATTGATGTTCCAAATGATGACACGAATGCTGGATTTTTTCTGAGACGTCCATCTCGAGCTGAGCGTTCCGTGGATGATCCGATCAGAGAAATGGAAGGCATGCTTGTTGATGAGTATGGAAG CAATGCAACTTTTCAATTGCCTGGACTTTTATCATCCAATGTTTTTGGCGATGAGGATGAAGATCTTCCTGGTAGTCCATGCAAGGATACTGGCAATGAATTGGTAGTTGAAGCTGTCGGTGCTTCAGAAGAGCTAGATGCTTGTGCTTTTACTCCAAGTGACAGACATCATCACATACTGGAGGATGTGGATGGTGAACTTGAAATGGAAGATGTGTCTGCCTTATCCAAAGATGAGAAAAGTGTATCAGGGAATAATCACATAAAACTGGAACCTCAGCATCAGAACTCTGACTTAGCTTTTGAACCTGCATTGGCAGATCAAACTGAGCTTCCCCCTCTACCTGTGGGTCCTCCTCCACTGCCTTTGGATCCACCTCCGCTGCCTTTGGATCCTCCACCTCCGCCACCACCTTTGCCTCCATCaccaccgccgccgccaccaccaccaccattatCACCATCTCctccacccccacccccacccccaccaTTATCTGCAGCACCACCCCTGCCATCTCTCCTGCCACCCCCACCCATGGTGTCGTCATCCCCGTCATCATTGTTATATCATCCTTCTATGCAAGAATATAGCAGGACCCCAAGT GGCAATCAACTAGCCCAGATGACTGCAAATGCTACCATCCAGGGCCAGGATAATGCTGCTTTGAAAAGTGAAGTGGTTTTGCAGCAGCCTGCTAACTTCATGACAAGTGGCATTTGCAACACACAACCTATAACCAGCTTTAGTTCCTCGAGGCCATATGAATATGGACATAATGACATGTATTTAACAACTCAATCTTCCTATGCCAGTCACCAGCTTCAACAGGGCAGTGCGCCCTTCCACCAAAGACCTTACCATCCTCTTCCCCCTGCACAAACACCCCCAAGTCATCCCTTTCCACCTGCACAAACACCACCAAATCATTTCTCACATGTTAATGCTATCAGTCAACAAAATATGCAGCAGTCGTGTAATCCTTACACCTTGTCATCTCATCCTAATAGTCGGAGGCATTTTGCTTCTGATGAACAATGGAGAGTGCATTCTGGGGATTTTAGTCCAGATAATCATCATAATGCTTGGGTGTCTGGAGGGTCGTCAGCTTCTTTGGTGCAGGATG GATTTTTGAGGCCTAACATGGAAAGACCATCTTCAAGTTCCATGTGTTTTCAGCTTCCTTTGAATACTCTTATGCCATCTGGCGGAGATTCAGTTCCAG GCCATGGTCTTCGCCAGGTGTTGTCATGTAGGCCTGATGTTCCTCTTAATTGTTGGAGGCCAGCTTAA